The following are from one region of the Noviherbaspirillum sedimenti genome:
- a CDS encoding dihydrolipoamide acetyltransferase family protein, which translates to MKRKLLMPKLGLTMTEGVVAEWSIQPGAAFKTDDTLFVVETDKVANEMPAEADGVLSEIVAAVGQTVAVGEIIGYWDDGAAGEESAAPADAAAVTAPQALAVQASGQQAAGSQAPAAAVAAAPAGRVRSSPMARRIAAMENVDLAVVPGSGPRSAVRAQDVRDYLEARAGAAAAMAAAPAPAASAPALPAAARIGAAVACPAGEGAIDAGIRSKPSLVQAATARRLIAVKQQVPHFYLAVEAEVSKLLALRAEINAQDPVVRLTINHFVVAAVGRALVDLPEANAVWADGDILRFHSADVGVAVNSERGLFVPVLRDAGRLGLNALALAGNRLVERARAGALTAPEMQGGAITVSNAGMFNVKFMTPIINPGQAMILGVGSISKQFRPDAEGRPALTQEMGLVLAGDHRLLDGVSGLRFLSRVTHYLEQPLQLLLGHAGAKGAHDGN; encoded by the coding sequence ATGAAACGCAAATTACTGATGCCGAAACTGGGCCTGACCATGACCGAAGGGGTGGTCGCCGAGTGGTCGATCCAGCCCGGCGCCGCCTTCAAGACCGACGATACCCTGTTCGTGGTGGAGACCGACAAGGTCGCCAACGAGATGCCGGCCGAGGCCGATGGCGTGTTGAGCGAAATCGTCGCCGCGGTCGGTCAGACGGTCGCCGTGGGGGAGATCATCGGCTACTGGGATGACGGCGCCGCCGGCGAGGAAAGTGCCGCACCAGCGGACGCAGCGGCCGTGACGGCGCCGCAAGCACTGGCAGTGCAGGCTTCGGGACAACAGGCGGCGGGATCGCAAGCGCCGGCGGCGGCCGTTGCCGCTGCACCGGCTGGCCGCGTGCGTTCGTCGCCGATGGCGCGGCGCATCGCCGCCATGGAAAATGTCGACCTTGCTGTCGTGCCGGGCTCCGGCCCTCGCAGCGCGGTGCGGGCGCAGGACGTGCGGGATTACCTGGAGGCGCGCGCGGGTGCGGCTGCCGCAATGGCCGCAGCGCCGGCTCCTGCAGCGTCGGCTCCGGCTCTGCCAGCGGCAGCGCGCATTGGCGCAGCTGTGGCCTGTCCCGCCGGAGAGGGCGCGATCGACGCCGGCATACGCAGCAAGCCCAGCCTGGTGCAGGCGGCGACGGCGCGGCGCCTCATCGCAGTCAAGCAGCAGGTGCCGCATTTCTACCTGGCGGTGGAGGCGGAAGTGTCGAAGCTATTGGCCTTGCGCGCCGAAATCAACGCGCAGGATCCGGTGGTGCGCCTGACCATCAATCATTTCGTCGTGGCTGCGGTCGGTCGCGCGCTGGTCGATCTGCCCGAGGCCAATGCCGTGTGGGCGGATGGCGACATCCTGCGTTTTCATAGCGCCGACGTCGGCGTGGCCGTCAATTCCGAGCGCGGCCTGTTCGTGCCGGTGTTGCGCGATGCCGGCAGGCTTGGTTTGAACGCCCTGGCGCTGGCCGGCAACCGCCTGGTCGAACGCGCCCGCGCCGGCGCGCTGACGGCGCCGGAAATGCAGGGTGGCGCGATCACCGTTTCCAATGCCGGCATGTTCAACGTTAAGTTCATGACGCCGATTATCAATCCCGGCCAAGCCATGATCCTTGGCGTGGGCAGCATCAGCAAGCAGTTCCGCCCCGATGCGGAAGGGCGTCCGGCACTGACGCAGGAAATGGGGCTGGTGCTGGCCGGCGACCATCGCCTGCTGGATGGCGTGTCCGGCCTGCGTTTCCTGAGCCGCGTCACGCATTACCTCGAACAGCCGCTGCAACTCTTGCTCGGCCATGCCGGCGCGAAAGGAGCGCATGATGGAAACTAA
- a CDS encoding thiamine pyrophosphate-dependent dehydrogenase E1 component subunit alpha, giving the protein MTKNKDSQLLLSLYRTMRLIRVAESSLIKLFADSEIPGFIHLSIGQEAVAAGVMAALEERDTVATNHRGHGHVLARGMELDLFFKELMGKDGGICRGRGGSMHVADRSKGILGANGIVGAGIPIALGSALAHSVRGTGGVAVAFFGDGAMAEGVLHESLNMAALWKLPMLFVCEHNGWSEFSQTKEQFVAELADLARAFGIQHVQVDGNNVEEVALAAQQLTSQARAGGPRILECKTHRIRGHFEGDSQKYRNAEELIAADDCDPLIFARAMIEQCGVAPAAVDGIDAEVEAQVAASVLAGRADRQPDFAQAFADVYTATAAQG; this is encoded by the coding sequence ATGACTAAAAATAAAGACAGCCAGTTGCTGCTGTCCCTGTACCGGACCATGCGTCTGATCCGGGTCGCGGAAAGCAGCCTGATCAAATTGTTTGCAGATAGCGAAATTCCCGGCTTCATCCACTTAAGCATCGGCCAGGAGGCGGTCGCCGCCGGCGTGATGGCTGCCCTAGAAGAGCGCGATACTGTCGCGACGAATCACCGGGGGCATGGCCATGTGCTCGCGCGCGGCATGGAGCTCGACCTGTTCTTCAAGGAGTTGATGGGCAAGGACGGCGGCATCTGCCGCGGCCGCGGCGGCTCCATGCACGTGGCCGACAGGAGCAAGGGCATCCTCGGCGCCAATGGCATCGTCGGCGCCGGTATCCCGATTGCCCTGGGCAGCGCGCTGGCGCATTCGGTGCGCGGCACCGGTGGCGTTGCGGTAGCGTTCTTCGGCGACGGCGCGATGGCTGAGGGCGTGCTGCATGAAAGCCTGAACATGGCGGCGCTGTGGAAATTGCCGATGCTGTTCGTCTGCGAACACAATGGCTGGTCCGAATTTTCGCAAACAAAGGAACAGTTCGTCGCCGAGCTGGCCGATCTGGCGCGCGCTTTCGGCATCCAGCATGTGCAGGTGGACGGTAACAATGTCGAGGAAGTGGCATTGGCAGCGCAGCAACTGACAAGCCAGGCGCGCGCCGGCGGGCCGCGTATTCTCGAATGCAAAACGCACCGGATACGCGGACACTTCGAGGGCGATTCGCAGAAATACCGAAACGCCGAGGAATTGATCGCGGCCGACGACTGCGATCCGCTCATATTCGCCCGCGCCATGATCGAACAGTGCGGCGTGGCGCCTGCAGCCGTCGACGGGATCGATGCCGAAGTCGAGGCCCAGGTGGCAGCGTCGGTGCTTGCCGGCCGCGCCGACAGGCAACCGGATTTTGCGCAGGCTTTTGCGGACGTCTATACGGCCACTGCGGCACAAGGATAA
- a CDS encoding SDR family NAD(P)-dependent oxidoreductase, whose amino-acid sequence MSDLMGISMESSRVAIVGVGGIGEPCADICAQLGAHLILADRAAPQASAARIRGQYGTQVDAHALDMGSVEDVKRFCSAIGDVDALIVTAAILPEERELEPGSPEWEDSFQRVYNINLRGPMLLAQLAMQKMIERKTGRIVLLGSLAGRSGGLLSGAQYASSKGALHTLVRWLALRAASHGVSVNGLAPGATATPMLHNEVVDTRKIPAGRLAQPLEIARVAAFLASPAASYMHGAVVDVNGGACFS is encoded by the coding sequence ATGTCGGACCTGATGGGTATTTCAATGGAGTCCAGCCGCGTCGCCATCGTCGGCGTCGGCGGCATCGGCGAACCTTGTGCGGATATTTGCGCCCAGTTGGGCGCGCACCTGATACTGGCGGACCGCGCGGCGCCGCAGGCCAGCGCCGCGCGGATTCGGGGTCAATACGGGACGCAGGTGGATGCGCATGCGCTGGACATGGGGTCGGTCGAAGACGTCAAGCGCTTTTGCAGCGCAATCGGCGACGTCGATGCACTGATCGTCACTGCGGCGATATTGCCGGAAGAGCGCGAGCTGGAACCGGGCAGCCCGGAATGGGAAGACAGTTTTCAGCGCGTCTATAACATCAACCTGCGCGGGCCGATGTTGCTGGCGCAACTGGCAATGCAGAAAATGATCGAAAGAAAAACCGGTCGCATTGTCCTCCTTGGCTCGCTGGCCGGCCGCAGCGGCGGCTTGCTGTCGGGCGCGCAGTATGCGAGCAGCAAGGGCGCGCTGCATACGCTGGTGCGCTGGCTGGCCTTGCGCGCCGCTTCGCACGGCGTTAGCGTCAACGGCCTGGCGCCGGGCGCAACGGCCACGCCGATGCTGCATAATGAAGTGGTCGATACGCGCAAGATTCCGGCGGGCCGCCTGGCGCAGCCGCTGGAAATCGCCCGCGTCGCGGCCTTTCTCGCCAGCCCTGCGGCCAGCTACATGCATGGCGCGGTGGTCGATGTCAACGGCGGCGCCTGCTTCAGTTGA
- a CDS encoding ABC transporter substrate-binding protein, which translates to MKQTSKFSRKAITLATAAACAMGLGAPAAAQISGDTVKIGMLTDMSGVYADISGQGGIEAIKMAIADMGGAINGKKIEMVYADHLHKADIGSSKAREWVDRDGVDLLMAGANSAVMLAMGKIAAEKKKVFIIPATGTGRITNEDCNPYMVHYGYDTVSAARATTAAVMKQGGKSWYYLTADYVFGLSLEGDSAKVVKANGGTVAGAARHPLNASDFSSFLMQAQSSKAQVLGFANASNDLISAIKSANEFGVNKSMKLAVLFMFITDVHALGLQQTQGLYATDSWYWDQSPESRAWSKRYFAVMKRMPTALHASTYSAAMTYLKAVKTLGADDSDKIMAYLKKTPVNDMYTSNATIREDGRLMSDMKLIQVKTPAESKAPWDYYKIVQTIPAADAFTTKAESKCTMWK; encoded by the coding sequence ATGAAACAGACAAGCAAATTCAGCCGCAAGGCAATCACCCTGGCGACTGCAGCCGCATGCGCGATGGGGCTGGGCGCGCCGGCCGCGGCGCAGATTTCCGGCGACACCGTCAAGATCGGCATGCTGACCGACATGTCGGGCGTGTATGCCGACATTTCCGGCCAGGGCGGCATCGAGGCCATCAAGATGGCGATCGCCGACATGGGCGGCGCCATCAACGGCAAGAAAATCGAGATGGTGTATGCCGACCACCTGCACAAGGCCGATATCGGCTCCAGCAAGGCGCGCGAATGGGTGGATCGCGACGGCGTCGACTTGCTGATGGCGGGTGCGAACTCGGCCGTGATGCTGGCGATGGGAAAAATTGCCGCAGAAAAGAAAAAGGTCTTCATCATCCCCGCTACCGGTACCGGCCGCATCACCAATGAAGACTGCAATCCCTACATGGTGCACTACGGCTACGACACCGTGTCGGCGGCCAGGGCCACCACGGCGGCAGTGATGAAGCAGGGCGGCAAGAGCTGGTACTACCTGACCGCCGACTACGTGTTCGGCCTGTCGCTCGAAGGCGATTCCGCCAAGGTAGTCAAGGCCAATGGTGGCACGGTGGCCGGCGCGGCGCGCCATCCGCTCAATGCCTCGGATTTCTCATCTTTCCTGATGCAGGCGCAGTCGTCGAAGGCGCAGGTGCTGGGCTTTGCCAATGCCAGCAATGACTTGATCAGCGCCATCAAGAGTGCCAACGAATTCGGCGTCAACAAGTCCATGAAGCTGGCGGTGCTGTTCATGTTTATTACCGACGTGCACGCGCTGGGCCTGCAGCAGACCCAGGGCCTGTATGCCACCGACAGCTGGTACTGGGACCAGAGCCCGGAATCGCGCGCCTGGTCCAAGCGTTACTTCGCCGTGATGAAGCGCATGCCGACCGCCCTGCATGCCTCGACCTATTCGGCCGCCATGACGTACCTGAAAGCGGTCAAGACGCTCGGCGCCGACGATAGCGACAAGATCATGGCGTACCTGAAGAAAACCCCGGTCAACGACATGTACACCAGCAACGCGACGATCCGAGAAGATGGCCGCCTGATGAGCGACATGAAGCTGATCCAGGTGAAGACCCCGGCCGAATCGAAGGCGCCGTGGGATTACTACAAGATCGTGCAGACGATTCCCGCAGCGGACGCCTTCACCACCAAGGCCGAATCCAAGTGCACCATGTGGAAGTAA
- a CDS encoding TetR/AcrR family transcriptional regulator: MMETKLAEKTAGAGVKAPRGRRRIEKSEQTREALLQAAAEVVGEKGFANASITLITQKAGVGQGTFYNYFNSRQEILDELMPAVGRNLLAYVKGKLTGGHSFAELEEQQFRAFFSFLQIAPKFFRILNEAYLFSPEGHDAHMKNVFDNYMRFLLRSHASGEFPGYEPRELEVIAQILMAARDYLAVNYTHEEGGAPKLPDFVADTYMKFVRYGLEGVPPQAQPKKRGEGRKE, encoded by the coding sequence ATGATGGAAACTAAATTGGCGGAAAAGACGGCTGGCGCCGGCGTCAAGGCGCCGCGCGGCAGGCGCCGTATCGAGAAGTCGGAACAGACTCGCGAGGCGCTGTTGCAGGCCGCCGCAGAAGTGGTGGGCGAGAAAGGCTTCGCCAATGCCTCGATCACGCTGATCACCCAGAAGGCAGGCGTCGGCCAGGGAACTTTTTACAATTACTTCAATTCGCGTCAGGAAATCCTTGACGAGCTGATGCCGGCGGTCGGCCGCAACCTTTTGGCGTACGTCAAGGGCAAACTGACTGGTGGCCACAGCTTTGCAGAACTGGAAGAACAGCAATTTCGCGCTTTCTTTTCCTTCCTGCAGATTGCGCCGAAATTTTTCCGCATCCTGAACGAAGCCTACCTCTTTTCGCCTGAGGGGCATGATGCGCACATGAAAAACGTGTTCGATAACTACATGCGTTTTTTGCTGCGTTCGCATGCCAGCGGCGAATTCCCCGGATACGAGCCGCGCGAGCTGGAAGTGATCGCGCAAATCCTGATGGCAGCGCGTGATTACCTTGCCGTCAACTATACGCACGAGGAAGGCGGTGCGCCGAAATTGCCGGATTTTGTTGCGGATACTTATATGAAATTCGTCCGCTACGGGCTGGAAGGTGTGCCGCCGCAAGCGCAGCCGAAGAAGCGGGGCGAGGGCAGAAAGGAATGA
- a CDS encoding alpha-ketoacid dehydrogenase subunit beta: protein MAEIRYMEAINRALQDGMAADENVIVMGEDVARAGGSFKATRGLLDKFGARRVIDTPIAESTIVSAAVGAAMTGLKPVVEIMFMDFITLAMDAMVNQAAKARFMFGGQFNVPMVLRTPHGGGLNAGPQHSQCLEAWFAHVPGLKVVCPSNPQDAYSLLRAAISDPDPVVFIEHKALYGKRGEVDTAIGAQIGKARIARPGRDVTIVTYGNTVHASLQAAAQLAGENIEVEVIDLRSLQPWDEQAVYESVSRTHRVVVVHEAVKSFGSGAEIAASITENVFYELDAPVMRVGSPFMPVPFATSLEAQYVIKPADIADAVRVTMAGGR from the coding sequence ATGGCTGAAATTCGTTATATGGAAGCGATCAATCGGGCGCTGCAGGATGGCATGGCGGCCGACGAAAACGTGATCGTAATGGGCGAGGATGTTGCGCGCGCCGGCGGCTCTTTCAAGGCGACGCGCGGCTTGCTGGACAAGTTTGGCGCACGCCGTGTGATCGATACGCCGATTGCCGAATCGACGATTGTTTCGGCGGCCGTGGGGGCTGCCATGACCGGGCTGAAGCCAGTGGTCGAAATCATGTTCATGGATTTCATCACCCTGGCGATGGATGCCATGGTGAACCAGGCGGCCAAGGCCCGCTTCATGTTCGGCGGACAATTCAATGTGCCGATGGTATTGCGTACTCCGCATGGCGGCGGGCTGAATGCCGGCCCGCAGCATTCGCAATGCCTGGAAGCCTGGTTCGCCCATGTGCCGGGCCTGAAGGTGGTTTGCCCGTCGAATCCCCAGGATGCCTACAGCCTCCTGCGCGCAGCGATCAGCGATCCGGATCCGGTGGTGTTCATCGAGCACAAGGCCTTGTACGGCAAGCGCGGCGAAGTCGATACCGCGATCGGCGCGCAGATCGGCAAGGCCAGGATCGCGCGGCCCGGGCGCGACGTCACCATCGTCACCTACGGCAATACCGTGCACGCCTCGCTGCAGGCGGCAGCGCAGCTCGCCGGCGAGAATATCGAAGTCGAAGTGATCGACCTGCGTTCGCTGCAGCCCTGGGACGAGCAAGCCGTGTACGAATCCGTGTCGCGTACCCATCGCGTGGTGGTGGTGCACGAGGCAGTCAAGTCCTTCGGCAGCGGCGCAGAAATCGCCGCCAGCATCACGGAAAACGTCTTCTACGAACTGGATGCGCCGGTCATGCGGGTCGGCTCGCCCTTCATGCCGGTGCCCTTCGCCACGTCGCTGGAAGCCCAGTACGTAATCAAGCCCGCCGACATCGCCGACGCCGTGCGCGTCACCATGGCGGGCGGGCGCTAG